The Camelus dromedarius isolate mCamDro1 chromosome 17, mCamDro1.pat, whole genome shotgun sequence DNA window CGAACGAGTTGAGAAAGTCTGCGATTTTCTTGATGCTGCTGGTGATGACCTCAATGTACTCCCGGTTCGCCCAGTCCTGGTGAATCTCCCGCTGCACCGGGTCCTCTTGTCCCGCCATGGCTGCTGCCTAAGGAAGAGCGACTGCGCATG harbors:
- the BRK1 gene encoding protein BRICK1, with the translated sequence MAGQEDPVQREIHQDWANREYIEVITSSIKKIADFLNSFDMSCRSRLATLNEKLTALERRIEYIEARVTKGETLT